One stretch of Brettanomyces nanus chromosome 4, complete sequence DNA includes these proteins:
- a CDS encoding uncharacterized protein (EggNog:ENOG41) — protein sequence MIVRSADSELEPLISPGSPLSNYRSITESDSSITVWRKAVKYSILIAVLIAILFLFMIYEARFCVGKYSEAVIFAVDSASFGIRDDDLSMNLSAQFVFKYSRLDNWLVRYNLETIGWILGTASFGVANVIKVGVADDKVMNVLISNEQAQFDVDLRDNQTNYISLNNVSIQLDSDGFSHLINGVFEERRLPENLKVTCQTEVSILRVLPWINVSLEYLVSGINMTEILDNFEREVRVKNFSIHGQDDDTEFNGIATVEVPGIKELSFAKFCNIKSMNWDVYLSGCNGKLVKALTVANEEYKKVSIGQKHDYRLFYTIPRLSQELLSICNDSQLSPANGILSHYLNGTYVPIFISGSVPQNVGVPDWLAKLSSDIGVKLYVSSKQIPINEMKNNPVDSIGFSDLTLNIDSRGNLVIGSELQVGLDIGLETKLTDIDIPRVRGGLDICSVVDGGLITRFIIEEWCESFFNDTDSTFYMDLKHGVLDIRDAKDLGKKVNNALNGHGTNFSIGTDLDLDIDSDFVKSVFKDIRMEFNSEYDGMRWNRTFDGDLTLYKISFLMSDPKRLALKVDFGVDSPISMSLNNNIELMMFGVKYMDTIIGQVGLEQFSLAAFPVVSNVSMTLVLQSDEKHGKSGLEEMLGKYLSGISPLVNVGGGPGRCVPQSALISELFKEIGIPMRIPQLRHVGAVDGLDSHTRDSLFVLDCTLHIMSSEIELTVYNPVDNHEIVVDIIEGKASHDDTALGYISHEEKLVIPPGVYKTPRIPVTFSRSGLGADILRKALNGELSVETQALLQITIGEFDMTVLYHGMASKTKIRL from the exons ATGATTG TTCGTTCGGCCGATAGTGAGTTGGAGCCGCTCATTTCTCCAGGGTCTCCATTGAGTAATTACAGATCGATAACAGAGTCTGACAGCAGTATCACAGTGTGGAGAAAGGCTGTCAAGTATTCGATCTTGATTGCTGTGTTAATTGCCATTTTATTCTTATTTATGATATACGAAGCTCGATTTTGTGTTGGCAAGTATTCAGAAGCTGTAATATTTGCCGTGGATTCTGCCAGTTTTGGTATcagagatgatgatcttagCATGAACTTGAGTGCACAAtttgtcttcaaatatAGTCGATTGGATAATTGGTTGGTAAGATACAACTTGGAAACTATTGGCTGGATCCTTGGTACCGCCAGTTTTGGTGTTGCCAACGTTATAAAGGTGGGGGTCGCCGATGATAAGGTGATGAATGTACTGATATCGAATGAGCAGGCTCAATTCGATGTTGATTTGAGAGATAACCAGACTAACTacatttctttgaataatGTAAGCATCCAACTAGATTCTGATGGCTTTTCACACCTTATAAATGGTGTTttcgaagaaagaagacttCCTGAAAATTTGAAAGTGACTTGCCAGACGGAAGTTTCCATTTTACGAGTTCTTCCGTGGATTAATGTGAGCCTGGAGTACTTGGTTAGTGGTATCAATATGACAGAGATTCTTGATAACTTCGAAAGAGAAGTAAGGGTAAAGAATTTCAGTATACATGGtcaagatgatgatactgaGTTCAATGGTATTGCTACTGTTGAAGTTCCCGGTATCAAGGAGCTTTCATTTGCCAAGTTTTGCAATATCAAGTCGATGAATTGGGATGTTTACTTGAGTGGTTGTAATGGGAAACTTGTGAAAGCATTGACTGTTGCTAATGAAGAGTACAAAAAAGTAAGTATAGGGCAGAAGCACGATTATAGACTGTTTTACACTATTCCTCGACTATCCCAAGAACTTTTATCGATATGCAATGATAGTCAATTATCTCCTGCAAACGGCATTCTTTCTCACTACTTGAACGGCACATATGTACCCATATTTATTTCTGGATCTGTTCCTCAGAACGTGGGAGTTCCAGACTGGCTAGCTAAGTTATCCAGCGATATAGGGGTGAAACTTTATGTCAGTTCTAAGCAAATTCCAATTaatgagatgaagaataatCCAGTGGATAGTATCGGCTTCTCCGACTTGACTCTCAACATCGATAGTAGGGGGAATCTAGTTATTGGTTCGGAATTGCAGGTGGGCCTTGATATTGGCTTGGAAACGAAGCTAACTGATATAGATATACCTAGAGTACGAGGTGGCTTGGATATTTGCAGTGTGGTCGATGGTGGATTGATTACCAGGTTTATCATAGAAGAGTGGTGTGAGAGTTTTTTTAATGATACGGACTCAACGTTTTACATGGATTTGAAGCATGGAGTCTTGGATATAAGAGATGCCAAGGATTTGGGAAAGAAGGTTAACAACGCTTTGAATGGACATGGAACGAATTTCAGTATTGGCACTgatttggatttggatatAGATTCAGATTTTGTCAAAAGTGTATTCAAGGATATCAGGATGGAATTTAATTCCGAGTATGACGGCATGCGATGGAACAGAACGTTTGATGGCGATTTAACATTGTACAAAATAAGCTTTCTTATGTCTGATCCTAAGAGATTGGCTCTGAAAGTTGATTTTGGGGTTGACAGTCCTATTAGTATGAGTTTGAATAATAACATTGAGTTGATGATGTTCGGAGTGAAATACATGGATACGATTATTGGTCAGGTTGGACTGGAGCAGTTCTCGCTAGCTGCTTTTCCAGTAGTTTCAAATGTCTCTATGACACTTGTTCTCCAGAGTGACGAGAAGCATGGTAAGAGTGGTCTTGAAGAGATGCTTGGAAAATATTTGTCTGGTATTTCACCGCTAGTGAATGTTGGAGGAGGGCCTGGCAGATGCGTACCACAATCGGCCCTGATATCCGAACTTTTCAAGGAAATTGGTATACCTATGCGAATCCCTCAGCTTAGACATGTCGGGGCGGTCGATGGGTTGGATTCGCACACTCGGGATTCCCTTTTCGTATTGGACTGTACTCTGCACATCATGTCCTCGGAGATTGAGCTTACCGTATACAATCCTGTGGATAACCATGAGATAGTGGTAGATATCATTGAAGGTAAGGCTTCGCATGATGATACTGCATTGGGTTACATCAGTCATGAGGAGAAGCTAGTTATTCCACCTGGAGTATACAAGACTCCTCGAATTCCAGTAACGTTTAGTAGGTCTGGATTAGGAGCAGATATATTACGGAAGGCATTGAACGGAGAATTAAGTGTTGAAACGCAGGCATTACTTCAAATAACAATCGGAGAGTTTGATATGACCGTATTATATCATGGAATGGCTTCCAAGACGAAGATAAGGTTGTAA